In Candidatus Epulonipiscium viviparus, one DNA window encodes the following:
- the ygeW gene encoding knotted carbamoyltransferase YgeW codes for MEKDAVKKYLELLNPFLLPTYISQLKDLKLNRMYGNDFFLTWEKTKDELDAVWIVAEALRHMRENNISTKVFDSGLGVEIFRDYSPRTRFSFASACNLLGLSATNLAEEKSRLASGNIARETANMVSFMADVIGVRDSKYIGKGNTYMHDIADAVTRGYDEGILEQRPTLINLQCDVDHPTQTMSDMLHLINVYGGIENLRGKKIAISWSYSPTAGTPLSVPQGIVGLMTRFGMNVVLAHPEGYNIMPEVEVIAAKNAKISHGSYTLTHNIEEAFKDADIVYPKNWAPFAMMEQNSKLYEQNNYNKMNILENELKAENAFYKNWTCTSDLMKTTNNALYMHCLPVDITNVSCEHGEVDAAVFDKHRKQLYKQASHKPYVIAAMIILAKFQDVPGLLEKLANSNIPRKM; via the coding sequence ATGGAAAAAGATGCAGTGAAAAAATATTTAGAGTTATTAAATCCGTTTTTGTTGCCTACTTATATATCTCAGTTAAAGGATCTAAAATTAAATAGGATGTACGGCAATGATTTTTTTCTTACCTGGGAAAAAACAAAAGACGAATTAGATGCGGTGTGGATAGTGGCCGAAGCTCTGCGCCATATGCGAGAAAATAATATAAGTACCAAAGTGTTTGATAGCGGTTTGGGGGTTGAAATATTTCGAGACTACTCTCCCAGAACACGATTTTCATTCGCATCAGCATGTAACCTGCTGGGACTTTCAGCTACCAATTTAGCAGAAGAAAAGTCTAGATTAGCCTCTGGAAATATTGCACGCGAGACTGCAAACATGGTATCATTTATGGCGGATGTAATCGGTGTTCGCGATAGCAAATATATTGGAAAGGGCAATACGTATATGCATGATATCGCAGATGCGGTAACGCGAGGCTACGACGAAGGTATCCTCGAACAGAGGCCAACTTTAATCAACTTGCAATGTGATGTAGACCACCCGACACAAACCATGAGCGATATGCTTCATCTTATCAATGTATACGGTGGAATTGAAAATTTAAGAGGAAAAAAGATTGCCATCAGCTGGTCGTATTCACCAACTGCAGGAACGCCGCTATCGGTGCCACAGGGAATTGTGGGGCTGATGACTAGATTTGGGATGAATGTAGTTTTAGCCCATCCAGAAGGGTATAACATTATGCCAGAAGTGGAGGTCATTGCCGCAAAGAATGCAAAGATAAGCCATGGTAGCTACACCCTTACACATAATATAGAAGAGGCATTCAAAGATGCAGACATTGTGTACCCAAAAAATTGGGCACCATTTGCAATGATGGAACAAAATTCTAAACTGTATGAACAAAATAACTATAATAAGATGAATATTCTCGAAAACGAACTTAAAGCAGAAAACGCGTTTTATAAAAACTGGACCTGTACATCAGACTTAATGAAAACCACCAATAACGCATTGTATATGCACTGCCTACCTGTGGATATAACTAATGTCAGTTGCGAGCACGGAGAAGTCGACGCCGCTGTTTTTGATAAGCATCGCAAGCAACTATATAAGCAAGCTAGCCATAAGCCATATGTCATTGCTGCCATGATAATTTTGGCTAAGTTTCAAGATGTACCTGGTTTATTAGAGAAGCTTGCCAATTCCAATATACCTCGCAAAATGTAA